One genomic region from Rosa rugosa chromosome 1, drRosRugo1.1, whole genome shotgun sequence encodes:
- the LOC133743708 gene encoding uncharacterized protein LOC133743708 — translation MNNLWDQIRRSQDEDDEDRMMATNVIVIAAVAEESGNQHRGCSSHPGRAPNEERLREERGKGMLADYFVDRPVFKDPVFRTRYRMSLNLFKRISTDICQYDRYFVQMSDATGKVKLLPEQKMTAALGMLAYEYLRAPTTADLRRLLAKAERRGFPGMIGSIDCMHWQWKNCPTGWAGEYSGRKQIPTIILEAVPSYDTWIWHAFFGMPGTCNDLNVLAKSSLFDELTAGRALMIQFQVNNRAHSLWYYLADGAARGWHKEDLRYIMLTCIIVHNMIVENERPEDSDDEEDNNMRPRIAEVWEGPTGRDFDPVGRDAHHMNRFMDRYQQIRSEHSHSNLQEDLIQHFWEFQGNRSI, via the exons ATGAACAATTTGTGGGATCAAATTCGACGGTCtcaagatgaagatgatgaagatcgGATGATGGCCACCAACGTCATTGTCATCGCTGCAGTCGCAGAAGAATCTGGAAACCAACACCGAGGGTGCAGTTCTCATCCGGGTCGTGCACCAAATGAGGAACGACTTAGAGAAGAAAGGGGCAAAGGTATGTTGGCCGACTACTTTGTCGACCGGCCAGTGTTCAAAGATCCGGTGTTCCGAACACGTTACAGGATGAGTCTCAATCTCTTCAAGCGTATATCTACTGACATTTGTCAGTATGATCGTTACTTTGTTCAAATGTCAGATGCTACCGGCAAAGTCAAACTTCTTCCGGAGCAGAAGATGACAGCTGCCTTGGGAATGCTTGCTTACG AATACCTCCGCGCTCCTACTACAGCCGACCTCAGACGACTTCTTGCGAAAGCTGAGAGGAGAGGTTTTCCAGGAATGATTGGGAGCATCGACTGTATGCATtggcaatggaagaattgtccGACAGGTTGGGCTGGAGAATATAGTGGTAGGAAACAGATCCCCACTATCATCCTGGAAGCAGTCCCATCTTACGACACTTGGATTTGGCACGCATTCTTTGGAATGCCCGGGACATGCAACGACCTGAACGTCTTGGCAAAGTCTTCGTTGTTTGATGAGCTTACCGCCGGTAGAGCACTTATGATCCAATTCCAAGTTAACAACAGAGCTCACAGTTTATGGTACTATCTTGCCGACG GAGCTGCTCGTGGGTGGCATAAAGAGGACCTTCGATACATCATGTTGACTTGTATAATAGTACACAACATGATTGTCGAAAATGAACGACCTGAAGACAGCGATGATGAGGAGGATAACAATATGAGGCCTAGGATTGCTGAGGTATGGGAGGGACCAACCGGTAGAGACTTTGATCCTGTTGGtagagatgctcatcatatgaaCAGATTCATGGACCGCTACCAACAAATTAGATCTGAGCACAGTCACTCCAACCTTCAGGAAGACCTCATTCAACACTTTTGGGAATTTCAAGGCAATAGGAGTATCTAG